In Bactrocera oleae isolate idBacOlea1 chromosome 5, idBacOlea1, whole genome shotgun sequence, a genomic segment contains:
- the LOC106624545 gene encoding uncharacterized protein, whose product MKVFVCILASLVVVSAGGGYLPRGGGGGGGFSGGSFGGQGSFASASSHASSGAFAHSSGGGFGGGAVRYTGGFGKGGGRGGSGWKNAGSALGGANVYGGGASLGGAGGYGVRSGFGGVHGSGRNSGLYGGGTSSVSFHTGNSLGSGGAGSYGGGVGRGSGLGGGAYGPSFGSAGLGSGYGSGVSLYGASSYGRSAAGSSHADWGIPANFDYNVNHGSYGAGNGGAGSGAYGGGAYSGGAGLGGFGGAGGKSGYGYSAGSSASAGSASSAGWWKN is encoded by the exons ATGAAA GTTTTCGTCTGCATTTTAGCCTCTTTGGTGGTAGTCAGCGCAGGAGGTGGTTATCTGCCACGaggcggcggcggcggtggtggcTTTAGCGGTGGTAGCTTTGGCGGCCAGGGTAGCTTTGCAAGCGCTTCCAGTCATGCCAGCTCTGGTGCGTTTGCACATTCGTCAGGTGGTGGTTTTGGTGGCGGAGCCGTGCGCTATACCGGCGGCTTTGGCAAAGGAGGTGGACGTGGCGGTAGCGGCTGGAAAAATGCTGGTAGTGCCTTAGGCGGTGCTAACGTTTATGGTGGCGGCGCATCTTTGGGTGGAGCTGGTGGTTACGGGGTCCGCAGTGGTTTCGGCGGTGTACATGGTAGTGGTAGAAATAGTGGTTTGTATGGCGGCGGTACCTCCAGTGTTTCCTTCCATACCGGAAATTCTTTGGGTAGCGGTGGTGCGGGTTCATATGGTGGCGGTGTTGGTCGCGGCAGTGGTTTAGGAGGTGGAGCATATGGACCTAGTTTTGGCAGTGCTGGACTCGGTAGTGGTTATGGTAGCGGTGTCTCTTTATATGGTGCCTCTTCATATGGTCGCAGCGCTGCTGGCAGCTCTCACGCTGATTGGGGTATACCAGCTAACTTTGACTACAACGTTAATCACGGCTCATACGGTGCTGGTAATGGTGGCGCTGGTTCAGGTGCATATGGTGGTGGTGCTTATAGTGGCGGCGCTGGATTAGGTGGTTTTGGCGGCGCCGGCGGTAAATCAGGTTACGGTTATTCTGCTGGTAGTAGCGCTTCAGCTGGCTCAGCCAGTTCAGCTGGTTGGTGGAAGAATTAG
- the LOC106624544 gene encoding uncharacterized protein codes for MKRLVICILLLGICHATPTLHKLKEFKNSLLFGGGGGGCGGGCGGGGYGGGGFGGGGGGHGGYGTPSIQVYAVKQVPSYSSGGYGGGGYGGGGGGFGGGGSGCGSGGCGGGGGFAPSYGGSGGGGSGCGPGGCGGGGGFKPNYGGGGFAPSYGGGGGGGGGGFGGSYASSSASSFSSANSGGFGGSGGYGGNGGYPSGGGGYGGHPGGGGGGGSCNTCGGGGGGSPGGYGGYGGNGAYSSAQSSASAHSSSWGK; via the coding sequence ATGAAGCGGTTAGTGATTTGCATATTATTGCTGGGCATCTGCCATGCCACGCCCACCTTACATAAACTGAAAGAGTTTAAGAACTCTTTGCTTTTCGGTGGAGGTGGCGGAGGCTGCGGCGGTGGCTGTGGCGGTGGTGGTTACGGAGGAGGTGGATttggtggtggcggtggtggtCACGGTGGCTATGGCACCCCCAGCATTCAAGTGTACGCCGTGAAGCAAGTGCCTTCGTATAGCAGCGGTGGTTATGGAGGTGGCGGATATGGCGGAGGTGGTGGTGGTTTTGGCGGTGGTGGTAGCGGCTGCGGCTCTGGTGGATGCGGCGGCGGTGGTGGCTTCGCTCCAAGCTATGGCGGCAGCGGTGGGGGTGGTAGCGGTTGTGGTCCTGGTGgctgcggcggcggcggcggtttTAAACCCAACTATGGAGGTGGTGGCTTCGCGCCTAGCTatggtggcggcggcggcggtggcggtggcggtTTCGGCGGCTCTTATGCTTCCAGCAGTGCGAGTAGCTTCAGCTCCGCCAACAGCGGCGGTTTCGGTGGTAGTGGTGGATATGGTGGCAATGGCGGTTATCCAAGTGGTGGTGGAGGCTATGGCGGTCATCCaggtggtggtggcggtggcggtAGTTGCAATACATGTGGTGGAGGTGGTGGCGGTAGCCCCGGTGGCTATggtggttatggtggtaacgGTGCTTATTCCAGCGCACAGTCCTCCGCAAGTGCTCACTCTAGCTCATGGGGAAAGTGA
- the LOC106624543 gene encoding uncharacterized protein, with translation MKPFACIVVIAAALIACGQAHSVQKRSLGGLLGGLGGGGGGGQGGWSSGGGGGGWSSGGGGGGAGGIGALLQQKLGGLLGGGGGGGGGSQGGWSSGGGGGGYSGGHGGWSSGGGGYSGGHGGGYSGGHGGGYSGSHGGGGSKVIIVKVLNSGGSGGGYGGGHGGWSGGGGSYGGGHGGWSGGGGGQGGWGGSGGW, from the coding sequence ATGAAACCGTTCGCTTGTATTGTGGTCATTGCGGCCGCACTTATTGCCTGTGGTCAGGCGCATAGTGTGCAGAAACGTTCTTTGGGCGGTCTACTGGGAGGACttggcggcggcggcggtggtggcCAAGGCGGTTGGAGCAGTGGTGGTGGCGGCGGTGGCTGGAGCAgtggtggcggcggcggtggtgCTGGCGGTATTGGCGCCTTGCTTCAGCAGAAACTGGGCGGTTTGCTCGGAggcggtggcggcggcggcggcggtagCCAAGGCGGTTGGAgcagtggtggtggtggcggtggctACTCAGGTGGTCATGGTGGCTGGAGTAGCGGCGGCGGTGGCTACTCAGGTGGTCATGGCGGTGGTTACTCTGGCGGTCATGGCGGTGGTTACTCTGGTAGTCATGGCGGCGGCGGCAGTAAGGTCATCATCGTTAAAGTCTTGAACTCTGGCGGCTCAGGTGGCGGTTACGGCGGCGGCCACGGAGGCTGGAGCGGTGGTGGTGGCAGCTATGGCGGCGGTCATGGTGGCTGGAGCGGTGGTGGCGGCGGCCAAGGCGGTTGGGGTGGCAGCGGTGGTTGGTAA